The Actinocorallia herbida DNA window TTTGGCGGTCTCGAAGAGGTGGCGGGAGCACGGCCTGACCCGCCCCGGGCGGCTTCGGCCTGGTCCCGGACTCGCTCGTCGGCGGTTTCGGGGTCGTCGGCTGCGGCTTCGCCCGCCGGGGCGTCGAAGGTGAAGGTCGCGGGCCGGTCTTCTCAGTTGTTGTTGGTGCGGTGGAGGGCGGGTTCGACGAACCAGAGCCAGCCGGCGAGGAGGACGATGCCCGCAGCCGTCAGGGAGGGGAGCGGGCCTTCGAAGAGGTGGGCGGTGACGAGCCAGGTGGCGGAGGTCATGGAGAGGGCCAGGGCGGCGGTGCCGATGAGGCCGTAGAGGTTGGCGCGGCGGACCAGGTCCTCTTTGAGGCCCTGGCGGAAGAGGATGCGGTGCTGGGCCACGGGGGCGATGAAGAAGAGGGAGGCCAGGGCGGCGGAGACGAGGGCGAGGTAGAAAAGGGTGCGTTCGCCTGTGGAGACGTCCTTGAAGCCGGCGGAGAAGGGGACGGTCAGCAGGAAGGCGAAGAGGACCTGGACGCC harbors:
- a CDS encoding DUF6328 family protein, whose protein sequence is MTRELPDEKVNETPAERADRNFVEFLQGIRVAVTGVQVLFAFLLTVPFSAGFKDVSTGERTLFYLALVSAALASLFFIAPVAQHRILFRQGLKEDLVRRANLYGLIGTAALALSMTSATWLVTAHLFEGPLPSLTAAGIVLLAGWLWFVEPALHRTNNN